The following coding sequences lie in one Oryza brachyantha chromosome 10, ObraRS2, whole genome shotgun sequence genomic window:
- the LOC102711836 gene encoding shugoshin-1-like, whose protein sequence is MEAAVLVPQQVASLALPAAEAAAPGRRAAGASSIPRGAGAAAAARRKTLCDITNLRPPRPAAAAVEKDGAAGAGAAADGGVAQLVKENSELVRLIEERDKIIALSGAELQKLRLANWQLAQANSQMLAELNLGRNRLKALQHELACSRAIINAKTSELEETKKSMKRNRNMAEKAPPASEAAQQQQGSDRDAHIKDGHIANPEPASDTSHAASAKKLSNASRKRMQRSRSLGPTASVKLAMPKEKESVQRRKSMRTPVPQSTEHREDLFEIEDVQLAIGGGGKAGSATACDPPEQMAAQFPRRSSLGRPIRRATERIASYKEMPVNIKLRRS, encoded by the exons ATGGAGGCCGCCGTGCTTGTTCCCCAGCAGGTCGCCAGCCTGGCGCtaccggcggcggaggctgctgcgccggggaggagggcggcgggcgcgagctCGATCCCGAGAGgtgccggggcggcggcggcggcgaggaggaagacgctGTGCGACATCACGAACCtgaggccgccgcggccggctgCAGCGGCCGTGGAGAAGGACGGTgccgcgggcgcgggcgcggcagcGGACGGAGGAGTCGCGCAGCTGGTCAAG GAGAATTCGGAACTTGTGAGGCTCATCGAGGAGAGGGA CAAGATCATAGCGTTGAGCGGGGCTGAGCTGCAGAAGCTGCGGCTGGCCAACTGGCAGCTCGCGCAGGCAAATTCCCAGATGCTGGCG GAGCTCAACCTTGGAAGGAATAGG CTAAAAGCATTGCAACATGAGCTTGCTTGTTCGAGGGCTATCATCAACGCAAAAACATCGGAATTGGAG GAGACCAAGAAGTCGATGAAGCGCAACAGAAACATGGCAGAGAAGGCTCCTCCAGCAAGCGAGGCGGCGCAACAACAACAGGGTTCTGACAGAGATGCACATATCAAGGATGGACACATTGCCAATCCAGAGCCCGCTTCAGACACATCGCATGCGGCGAGTGCCAAGAAACTCAGCAATGCCAGCAGGAAGCGGATGCAAAGATCTCGAT CTCTGGGACCAACAGCATCAGTGAAACTAGCAATGCcaaaggagaaggagagcgTGCAGAGAAG GAAGTCCATGAGAACGCCAGTACCACAGTCGACCGAGCATAGGGAGGATCTGTTCGAGATCGAGGACGTCCAGCTCGccattggcggcggcggcaaggctGGGAGCGCTACTGCCTGTGACCCGCCTGAGCAAATGGCGGCTCAGTTCCCGCGCCGATCGTCTCTGGGGAGGCCGATCAGGAGGGCCACGGAGAGGATCGCCTCCTACAAGGAGATGCCCGTCAACATTAAGCTCAGGAGGTCCTAG
- the LOC102712114 gene encoding inosine triphosphate pyrophosphatase: MSGAAAAGVLPKAVTFVTGNAKKLEEVRAILGSSIPFQSLKLDLPELQGEPEDISKEKARMAASQVNGPVLVEDTCLCFNALKGLPGPYIKWFLEKTGHEGLNNLLVAYEDKSAFAMCIFSLALGPGEEPITFVGKTMGKIVPARGPADFGWDPVFQPDGFDQTYAEMPKSVKNQISHRGKALSLVKEHFAAANYKVQSDGSA, translated from the exons ATGtcaggcgcggcggcggcgggggtgctTCCGAAGGCGGTGACCTTCGTGACGGGTAACGCCAAGAAGCTGGAGGAGGTCCGCGCCATCCTCGGCTCCTCCATCCCCTTCCAGTCCCTCAAGCTCGACC TCCCTGAACTGCAAGGTGAACCAGAGGACATATCTAAAGAGAAAGCACGAATGGCTGCATCCCAG GTGAATGGGCCTGTACTTGTTGAGGACACCTGCCTATGCTTCAATGCACTCAAAGGATTACCAG GGCCGTACAT AAAATGGTTCCTTGAGAAAACTGGGCATGAAG GTTTGAACAATTTGTTGGTAGCTTATGAAGATAAATCAGCTTTTGCTATGTGCATCTTTTCTCTTGCTCTTGGACCAGGAGAAGAACCAATCACATTCGTTGGGAAAACAATG GGAAAGATTGTGCCTGCTAGAGGACCTGCTGATTTTGGATGGGACCCTGTTTTCCAACCAGATGGTTTTGATCAAAC CTACGCGGAGATGCCCAAGTCAGTGAAGAATCAAATATCTCATAGGGGGAAAGCTCTTTCTTTGGTAAAAGAACACTTTGCAGCTGCCAACTATAAAGTTCAGAGCGATGGTTCAGCTTGA